Proteins found in one Triticum urartu cultivar G1812 chromosome 4, Tu2.1, whole genome shotgun sequence genomic segment:
- the LOC125554473 gene encoding germin-like protein 9-3, which produces MGTEWILALAISIAFMKYYYLVLVLVLVALASSPLATVAGDPDILTDFVIPNMYGIASMNITGDFFTYTGFRVTNGTLPWPRRNLIAIKANMEAFPALNGQSVSYTKLVFPSECVNPPHTHPRAAELLFVLNGALSVGFVDTAGKLYTQDLSAGDMFVFPKGLVHYQYNLGQSPAIALSAFGSAAPGTVNVPASVFGTGIDNVVLAKSFKTDFWTVQKLKAALTPPPKK; this is translated from the coding sequence TTTCAATTGCCTTCATGAAATACTATTACTTGGTATTGGTGCTGGTGCTGGTTGCACTGGCCTCATCGCCGCTAGCCACCGTGGCCGGCGACCCAGACATCCTCACCGACTTCGTCATCCCAAACATGTATGGGATAGCGTCGATGAACATCACCGGCGACTTCTTCACCTACACCGGCTTTCGTGTCACGAACGGGACCCTACCATGGCCTCGGCGGAACCTCATTGCGATCAAGGCCAACATGGAAGCGTTTCCGGCGCTCAATGGGCAGAGTGTGTCCTACACCAAGCTCGTGTTCCCCTCCGAATGCGTCAACCCACCGCACACCCATCCGCGCGCCGCCGAGCTGCTATTTGTCCTCAACGGTGCACTCTCCGTCGGGTTTGTCGACACCGCTGGCAAGCTCTACACACAAGACCTCTCGGCCGGCGACATGTTCGTGTTCCCCAAGGGCCTAGTCCACTACCAGTACAACCTGGGGCAAAGTCCTGCCATCGCGCTATCGGCCTTCGGCAGCGCCGCCCCGGGCACTGTGAATGTGCCTGCCTCCGTGTTCGGCACCGGCATTGACAACGTCGTGCTCGCCAAGTCGTTCAAGACTGACTTTTGGACGGTGCAGAAGCTCAAGGCAGCACTCACTCCACCGCCCAAGAAGTGA